One window of Mediterraneibacter butyricigenes genomic DNA carries:
- the groL gene encoding chaperonin GroEL (60 kDa chaperone family; promotes refolding of misfolded polypeptides especially under stressful conditions; forms two stacked rings of heptamers to form a barrel-shaped 14mer; ends can be capped by GroES; misfolded proteins enter the barrel where they are refolded when GroES binds): MAKEIKYGADARAALEQGVNKLADTVRVTLGPKGRNVVLDKSFGAPLITNDGVTIAKEIELEDGFENMGAQLIREVASKTNDVAGDGTTTATVLAQAMVNAGMKNLAAGANPIVLRKGMKKATDCAVEAIKEMSSKVTGKDQIAKVAAVSSGDAEVGQMVADAMEKVSNDGVITIEESKTMQTELDLVEGMQFDRGYISAYMATDMDKMEAVLEDPYILITDKKISNIQEILPLLEQIVQSGAKLLIIAEDIEGEALTTLIVNKLRGTFNVVAVKAPGYGDRRKEMLRDIAILTGGEVISEEVGLDLKDTTMAQLGRAKSVKVQKETTVIVDGMGDKKAIEDRVAQIKTQMEETTSEFDREKLQERLAKLAGGVAVIRVGAATETEMKEAKLRMEDALNATRAAVEEGIIAGGGSAYIHASKKVAELADTLEGDEKTGAQIILKALEAPLFHISANAGLEGSVIISKVRESEPGIGFDAYNETFVDMVAEGILDPAKVTRSALQNATSVASTLLTTESVVSNIKEDTPAMPAGGAGMGMM, translated from the coding sequence ATGGCTAAAGAAATTAAATACGGAGCTGACGCAAGAGCAGCATTGGAACAGGGTGTCAACAAACTGGCAGATACAGTAAGAGTAACGCTTGGACCAAAAGGAAGAAACGTAGTCCTTGACAAATCTTTCGGCGCACCGCTTATCACAAATGACGGTGTAACAATCGCAAAAGAGATCGAACTGGAAGACGGATTCGAGAATATGGGAGCACAGTTGATCAGAGAAGTTGCTTCCAAGACAAATGATGTAGCCGGTGACGGAACGACAACCGCTACGGTACTTGCACAGGCAATGGTAAATGCAGGTATGAAGAACCTGGCAGCCGGAGCAAATCCGATCGTACTGAGAAAAGGTATGAAGAAAGCAACAGACTGCGCAGTAGAAGCAATCAAAGAGATGAGCAGCAAGGTTACAGGAAAAGATCAGATCGCCAAAGTTGCAGCCGTATCTTCCGGTGATGCAGAAGTCGGACAGATGGTAGCAGATGCGATGGAAAAGGTTTCCAATGACGGAGTTATCACAATCGAAGAATCCAAGACCATGCAGACAGAGCTGGATCTGGTAGAAGGTATGCAGTTTGACCGTGGATACATTTCCGCATATATGGCAACAGATATGGATAAGATGGAAGCAGTTCTGGAAGATCCGTATATTCTGATTACAGACAAGAAGATTTCTAATATTCAGGAAATCCTTCCACTGTTAGAGCAGATCGTTCAGTCCGGTGCTAAACTTCTGATCATCGCAGAAGATATCGAAGGAGAGGCTCTGACTACACTGATTGTCAACAAACTGCGTGGAACTTTCAATGTAGTAGCTGTAAAAGCTCCTGGATATGGCGACAGAAGAAAAGAGATGCTGAGAGATATCGCAATCCTGACAGGTGGAGAAGTAATCTCTGAGGAAGTTGGACTGGATCTGAAAGATACAACAATGGCTCAGCTTGGACGTGCAAAATCTGTAAAAGTTCAGAAAGAAACGACTGTTATCGTAGACGGTATGGGAGATAAGAAAGCAATCGAAGACCGTGTCGCACAGATCAAGACTCAGATGGAAGAGACAACATCTGAATTTGACCGTGAAAAACTGCAGGAGAGACTGGCTAAACTGGCTGGTGGAGTTGCCGTTATCCGTGTAGGTGCTGCAACAGAGACGGAGATGAAAGAAGCAAAACTTCGTATGGAAGATGCTCTGAATGCTACAAGAGCAGCAGTAGAAGAAGGAATCATCGCAGGTGGCGGTTCTGCTTATATCCACGCTTCCAAGAAGGTTGCTGAGCTTGCAGATACTCTGGAAGGAGACGAGAAGACAGGTGCACAGATCATTCTGAAAGCTCTGGAAGCTCCGTTGTTCCACATTTCTGCCAATGCAGGTCTGGAAGGCTCTGTTATCATCAGCAAAGTAAGAGAGTCTGAGCCGGGAATCGGATTTGACGCTTACAATGAAACGTTTGTCGATATGGTTGCAGAAGGAATTCTGGATCCGGCCAAGGTTACAAGAAGCGCTCTGCAGAATGCAACAAGTGTGGCATCTACTCTGCTTACAACAGAATCTGTTGTATCAAACATTAAAGAAGATACTCCGGCAATGCCAGCAGGCGGAGCTGGAATGGGCATGATGTAA
- the guaB gene encoding IMP dehydrogenase: protein MGTIIGEGITFDDVLLVPGYSEVIPNQVDLSTNLTSKIRLNIPMMSAGMDTVTEHRMAIAMARQGGIGIIHKNMSIEEQAQEVDRVKRSENGVITDPFFLSPEHTLADANDLMAKYRISGVPITENGKLVGIITNRDLKFEEDFSKKIKESMTSEGLITAKEGITLEDAKRILAKARKEKLPIVDDDFNLKGLITIKDIEKQIKYPLSAKDSQGRLICGAGIGITANCLERIEELVKAKVDVVVMDSAHGHSANVIRTVRMVKEKFPDLQVIAGNVATGEGTRALIEAGVDAVKVGIGPGSICTTRIVAGIGVPQVSAIMDCYSVAKEYNIPIIADGGIKYSGDMTKAIAAGANVCMMGSMFAGCDESPGTFELYQGRKYKVYRGMGSIAAMENGSKDRYFQEGAKKLVPEGVEGRVAYKGTVEDTVFQLMGGIRSGMGYCGTATIEELKEKGRFVKISSASLKESHPHDIHITKEAPNYSVDE, encoded by the coding sequence ATGGGAACAATTATCGGCGAGGGAATTACCTTTGATGATGTGCTTTTGGTGCCGGGATATTCCGAAGTGATACCGAATCAGGTTGATTTATCTACAAATCTGACGAGTAAAATCCGGCTTAATATACCGATGATGAGTGCAGGAATGGATACCGTAACAGAACACAGAATGGCAATTGCGATGGCCAGACAGGGTGGAATCGGTATTATTCATAAAAATATGAGTATTGAAGAGCAGGCACAGGAGGTAGACCGCGTAAAACGTTCAGAAAACGGAGTTATTACGGACCCATTCTTCCTTTCTCCGGAACATACGCTGGCAGATGCCAATGATCTGATGGCAAAATATCGAATTTCAGGTGTGCCGATCACAGAAAACGGCAAACTGGTAGGAATCATTACAAACCGTGACCTGAAATTTGAAGAAGATTTCAGCAAGAAGATCAAGGAATCTATGACATCCGAAGGTCTGATTACCGCAAAAGAAGGAATCACTCTGGAAGATGCAAAGAGAATCCTTGCGAAGGCAAGAAAAGAAAAACTGCCGATCGTAGATGACGACTTTAATTTAAAAGGTCTGATCACGATCAAAGATATTGAAAAACAGATTAAATATCCGCTTTCTGCAAAAGATTCTCAGGGAAGACTGATCTGTGGAGCAGGAATCGGTATTACAGCAAATTGTTTGGAACGTATTGAAGAGCTGGTAAAGGCAAAAGTTGATGTAGTTGTTATGGACTCTGCACATGGACATTCAGCCAATGTAATCCGTACAGTACGTATGGTAAAAGAGAAGTTCCCGGATCTTCAGGTGATCGCAGGAAATGTGGCGACCGGAGAGGGAACAAGAGCCCTGATCGAGGCAGGAGTTGATGCGGTCAAAGTCGGAATCGGACCGGGATCAATCTGTACAACACGTATCGTTGCAGGTATCGGTGTTCCGCAGGTATCCGCAATTATGGACTGCTATTCTGTGGCAAAAGAATACAACATTCCGATCATCGCAGATGGTGGTATCAAATACTCCGGAGATATGACAAAAGCAATTGCAGCCGGAGCAAATGTCTGTATGATGGGAAGTATGTTTGCAGGATGTGATGAAAGCCCTGGAACATTTGAACTGTATCAGGGAAGAAAATATAAAGTATATCGTGGTATGGGATCGATTGCAGCTATGGAAAACGGAAGCAAAGACCGTTATTTCCAGGAAGGTGCAAAGAAACTGGTACCGGAAGGTGTAGAAGGCCGTGTGGCTTATAAGGGAACTGTAGAAGATACTGTATTCCAGCTGATGGGTGGTATCCGTTCCGGTATGGGATATTGCGGAACCGCTACAATTGAAGAGTTGAAAGAAAAAGGAAGATTCGTAAAGATTTCTTCCGCATCTCTGAAAGAAAGTCATCCGCATGACATTCACATTACAAAAGAAGCACCGAATTATAGTGTAGACGAATAA
- a CDS encoding peptidoglycan recognition protein family protein — protein sequence MAGKNTRRRTNRSSSKRNASKRKTTRNRRKKRNNRTQLYAKIGLLILLILTVVLLVRSCVVKSGKYWEDNSADVDASKPEIDVQLLDVNEYSRPGIKSGRIKGIVIHYTANPGASAQNNRDYFEGLKDSHITKASSHFVVGLDGEIIQCIPTWEIAYASNDRNSDTVSIECCHPDETGQFNAATYRSMVQLTAWLCKKFDLTEKDVIRHYDVTGKICPKYFVEDEDAWNQFRSDVKQALEKE from the coding sequence ATGGCAGGAAAAAATACAAGACGGCGGACCAACAGGTCTTCGTCGAAGAGAAATGCATCCAAAAGAAAAACAACACGTAATCGCAGAAAAAAACGGAACAACAGAACACAGCTATATGCAAAGATCGGTCTGCTGATCTTACTGATTCTTACGGTTGTCCTGCTGGTGCGTTCCTGTGTGGTGAAATCCGGGAAATACTGGGAGGACAACAGTGCAGATGTGGATGCGTCCAAGCCAGAGATCGATGTGCAGCTTCTGGATGTGAATGAATATTCCAGACCGGGGATCAAATCAGGAAGGATCAAGGGGATTGTGATCCATTATACGGCGAATCCGGGAGCCAGTGCCCAGAATAACCGGGATTATTTTGAAGGCCTTAAAGACAGTCATATTACGAAGGCCAGCAGCCATTTTGTAGTGGGACTCGACGGGGAGATTATACAGTGTATTCCGACCTGGGAGATTGCTTATGCGTCCAATGACCGCAATTCCGATACGGTGTCAATCGAGTGTTGTCATCCGGACGAGACGGGGCAGTTCAATGCGGCAACCTATCGCTCGATGGTACAGCTTACCGCATGGCTTTGTAAAAAATTTGATCTGACAGAAAAAGATGTGATCCGGCATTACGATGTGACCGGAAAGATCTGTCCGAAATATTTTGTGGAAGATGAAGATGCGTGGAATCAGTTCCGCTCAGATGTAAAACAGGCATTAGAAAAGGAGTAA
- a CDS encoding YqeG family HAD IIIA-type phosphatase, translated as MFKMFYPDAYLASAYVVPYEALYEKGYRGLIYDIDNTLVPHGAPADKRAIQLFEHLKEIGFHTCLISNNKEPRVKMFNEPIGTDYVYDAHKPSTKNYKKAMEIMGTTCENTIFIGDQLFTDVFGAKRSGIPSILVRPIHPKEEIQIVLKRYLEKIVLHFYKKQKNLPKLC; from the coding sequence ATGTTTAAAATGTTTTATCCGGATGCGTACCTGGCATCTGCGTATGTAGTACCTTATGAAGCGTTATATGAGAAAGGTTATCGTGGGCTGATCTACGACATTGACAATACACTGGTACCTCATGGAGCACCGGCCGACAAACGGGCGATTCAGTTGTTTGAACATTTGAAAGAGATCGGATTTCATACCTGTCTGATTTCTAACAACAAAGAGCCACGTGTAAAGATGTTTAATGAGCCAATCGGGACAGATTATGTGTATGATGCCCATAAGCCGTCCACTAAGAATTATAAAAAGGCTATGGAGATCATGGGAACAACCTGTGAAAATACCATTTTTATAGGAGACCAGCTTTTTACGGATGTATTTGGGGCAAAAAGGTCCGGAATCCCGAGCATTCTGGTGCGTCCAATCCATCCGAAGGAGGAGATTCAGATCGTTTTGAAACGTTATCTGGAAAAGATTGTCCTGCATTTTTACAAGAAACAGAAAAATCTTCCGAAGCTGTGTTGA
- a CDS encoding DUF5688 family protein produces the protein MEYREFVDAIREEVTKKVGEEVNVTIEEMPKCNESYKAGLLIRRGEAPIAPVVYLDALYEYYKDGRTMEEIAGWINLMYQEIKDTDPESIEEAVAYKKVKKKILPKLINREKNETLLAQSPHILWEDLAIVFYVLMAEAKDGTITMGVQYPQMKMWGVSTEELYQQAMKNATAILPAELTPMRDVLKGMLRTEDVEAIPNIAYVLSNRLHSFGAACVTYPDVLEMIAGEVEDDFYLVPSSVHEMMILPEHGVIGKDRFRNSIREVNEKILPPEEFLSNHAYFYSREEKKVSQLSV, from the coding sequence ATGGAGTACAGAGAATTCGTAGACGCAATAAGAGAAGAAGTGACAAAGAAAGTAGGAGAAGAGGTAAATGTAACCATCGAAGAAATGCCGAAATGTAACGAGAGTTATAAGGCGGGACTTCTGATCAGACGGGGAGAAGCGCCAATTGCACCGGTTGTCTATCTGGATGCTCTTTATGAGTATTACAAAGACGGAAGAACGATGGAAGAAATTGCGGGCTGGATCAATCTGATGTATCAGGAGATAAAGGATACCGATCCAGAATCTATCGAAGAAGCGGTGGCATACAAGAAAGTGAAAAAGAAAATTTTACCCAAACTGATTAACCGGGAAAAGAATGAAACACTGCTGGCGCAAAGCCCACATATTCTGTGGGAAGATCTGGCAATCGTATTTTATGTGTTGATGGCTGAGGCAAAAGACGGAACGATTACCATGGGGGTTCAGTATCCACAGATGAAAATGTGGGGTGTTTCCACAGAAGAGCTGTATCAACAGGCAATGAAAAATGCAACTGCGATCTTACCGGCAGAACTGACACCGATGAGGGACGTACTGAAAGGGATGCTCCGAACCGAGGATGTGGAAGCAATCCCGAATATCGCCTATGTTCTGTCAAACCGACTGCACAGTTTCGGGGCAGCCTGCGTGACATATCCGGATGTACTGGAGATGATAGCAGGAGAAGTAGAGGATGATTTTTATCTTGTTCCAAGCAGTGTTCATGAGATGATGATTCTTCCGGAACATGGAGTGATAGGAAAGGATCGCTTCCGTAATTCGATTCGTGAAGTGAATGAAAAAATATTACCTCCGGAGGAATTCCTCTCCAATCACGCATACTTCTATTCCAGAGAAGAAAAGAAAGTCAGTCAGCTTTCGGTTTGA